In the genome of Parus major isolate Abel chromosome 2, Parus_major1.1, whole genome shotgun sequence, one region contains:
- the KBTBD2 gene encoding kelch repeat and BTB domain-containing protein 2 — protein MSTQDERQINTEYAVSLLEQLKFFYEQQLLTDIVLIVEGTEFPCHKMVLATCSSYFRAMFMSGLSESKQTHVHLRNVDAATLQIIITYAYTGNLAISDSTVEQLYETACFLQVDDVLQRCREYLIKKINAENCVRLLSFADLFSCEELKQSAKRMVEHKFTAVYHQEAFMQLSHDLLIDILSSDNLNVEKEETVREAAMLWLEYNTESRSQYLSSVLSQIRIDALSEVTQRAWFQGLPPNDKSVVVQGLYKSMPKFFKPRLGMTKEEMMIFIEAAAENPGSLYSSVCYSPQAEKVYKLCNPPADLHKVGTLVTPDNDIYIAGGQVPLKNTKTNHSKSSKLQAAFRTVNCFYWFDAQQNTWFPKTPMLFVRIKPSLVCCEGYIYAIGGDSVGGELNRRTVERYDTEKDEWTMVSPLPCAWQWSTAVAVHNCIYVMAHNLMYCYFPRSDAWVEMAMRQTSRCFASAAAFGDKIFYIGGLHIASNSGIRLPSSTVDGSSVTVEIYDVNKNEWRMAANIPAKRYSDPCVRAVVISNSLCVFIRETHMNERAKYATYQYDLELDRWFLRQHISERVLWDLGKDFRCTVGKLYPSCLEESPWKPPTYLFSPDGADEFELDGEMVTLPPV, from the exons ATGTCTACCCAGGACGAGAGGCAGATAAATACAGAGTATGCTGTATCCTTGCTGGAGCAGTTAAAATTCTTTTATGAACAGCAGTTGCTAACTGACATAGTGTTGATTGTTGAGGGCACTGAATTTCCCTGCCATAAGATGGTTCTTGCAACCTGCAGCTCATATTTCAG AGCAATGTTCATGAGCGGGCTGAGCGAGAGCAAACAGACACACGTACACCTGAGGAATGTGGATGCAGCCACTCTGCAGATCATCATCACTTACGCATACACGGGTAACCTGGCAATAAGCGACAGCACAGTAGAGCAGCTCTATGAAACTGCCTGCTTCTTACAG GTAGATGATGTGTTACAACGATGTAGAGAATACTTaatcaaaaaaattaatgcagaaaattgTGTGCGTCTATTAAGTTTTGCTGATCTCTTCAGCTGTGAAGAGTTAAAACAGAGTGCTAAAAGAATGGTGGAGCACAAATTCACAGCTGTGTACCACCAGGAGGCTTTCATGCAACTGTCACATGATCTACTGATAGATATTTTAAGCAGTGACAATTTAAatgtggaaaaggaggagaCAGTGCGTGAGGCTGCTATGTTATGGCTGGAGTACAACACGGAATCACGCTCGCAGTATTTGTCCTCTGTTCTTAGCCAAATCCGGATCGATGCACTTTCAGAAGTAACACAGAGAGCCTGGTTTCAAGGCTTGCCACCTAATGATAAATCGGTGGTGGTGCAAGGACTGTACAAATCGATGCCCAAATTTTTCAAGCCCAGACTTGGCATGACAAAAGAGGAGATGATGATATTCattgaagctgctgctgaaaaccCTGGTAGTCTTTATTCTTCTGTCTGTTACAGCCCGCAGGCAGAGAAAGTTTACAAACTCTGCAACCCTCCCGCTGACTTGCATAAGGTAGGGACGCTGGTAACCCCTGATAATGACATCTATATAGCAGGTGGGCAAGTTCCTCTGAAGAACACAAAAACCAATCACAGTAAAAGCAGCAAACTCCAGGCTGCCTTCAGAACTGTGAATTGCTTTTACTGGTTTGATGCGCAGCAGAACACTTGGTTCCCCAAGACTCCGATGCTCTTTGTGCGCATCAAGCCGTCGCTGGTGTGCTGTGAAGGATACATCTATGCAATCGGGGGGGACAGCGTCGGCGGGGAGCTCAACAGGAGGACTGTGGAGAGATACGACACCGAGAAGGACGAGTGGACCATGGTCAGCCCCCTGCCCTGCGCGTGGCAGTGGAGCACGGCCGTGGCAGTTCACAACTGCATCTATGTCATGGCACACAACCTGATGTACTGCTACTTCCCCCGCTCGGACGCCTGGGTGGAGATGGCCATGCGACAAACAAGCAGATGTTTcgcctcagctgctgcttttggcgATAAGATATTCTATATCGGAGGACTGCATATTGCCAGCAATTCCGGGATAAGGCTCCCCAGCAGTACTGTGGATGGGTCTTCTGTAACAGTGGAGATCTACGACGTGAATAAAAACGAATGGAGGATGGCAGCCAACATCCCTGCCAAGCGCTATTCTGACCCGTGTGTCAGGGCCGTTGTCATCTCCAATTCCTTGTGTGTCTTTATACGGGAGACCCACATGAACGAGAGAGCCAAGTATGCCACCTATCAGTATGACCTGGAACTCGACCGCTGGTTCCTGAGGCAGCACATATCGGAACGCGTGCTGTGGGACCTGGGGAAAGACTTCCGGTGCACTGTAGGAAAGCTGTATCCATCTTGCCTTGAAGAGTCCCCGTGGAAACCTCCAACGTATCTGTTCTCACCAGATGGAGCTGATGAATTTGAGCTGGATGGGGAGATGGTTACTTTACCACCTGTATAG